One genomic window of Streptomyces sp. NBC_01276 includes the following:
- a CDS encoding ferritin-like domain-containing protein has product MKPEPSPAGRALRAAQAALAAEHAAAYGYGVIGARVAADRATEARDAYGTHVARRDALTRTVRELGGTPMAAEAAYALPFELRTPDDTTRLAAVIEDRVAGAYSDLVRAADGRLRREAADALSAAAVRAARWRGSGVAFPGLTERSDRAPTS; this is encoded by the coding sequence GTGAAGCCCGAACCCTCCCCCGCCGGCCGTGCGCTGCGGGCCGCCCAGGCCGCCCTGGCCGCCGAGCACGCGGCGGCGTACGGGTACGGGGTGATCGGCGCCCGGGTCGCGGCGGACCGCGCCACCGAGGCCCGCGACGCGTACGGCACCCACGTGGCCCGGCGCGACGCGCTCACCCGCACGGTGCGCGAGCTGGGCGGCACGCCCATGGCCGCCGAGGCGGCGTACGCCCTGCCCTTCGAGCTGCGCACCCCCGACGACACCACGCGGCTGGCCGCCGTGATCGAGGACCGGGTGGCGGGCGCGTACTCCGATCTGGTGCGGGCGGCGGACGGCCGGTTGCGCCGCGAGGCGGCCGACGCGCTGAGCGCCGCGGCCGTCCGCGCGGCGCGCTGGCGCGGCAGCGGCGTAGCCTTCCCTGGGCTCACGGAACGCTCCGACCGAGCTCCCACCAGCTGA